From the genome of Megachile rotundata isolate GNS110a chromosome 3, iyMegRotu1, whole genome shotgun sequence:
gaaagagaagcagaaggttgacgcgttcggctaacatgaaagactcgtgcgtcttctgtcttttaaattcaaaaatgaaaattctttatttttagggTTTCATCAATAAAGCttcgattatcgtattcgtctcgtttttctgattaaaatggtaccaaacacggtattgagtgtagaaatgcaaaaaccataaatttagtttaatcgttggcattattttcatagtttgtgttgttttaattatttgttataagaAGAAAAGCCATTTCAgtttattatgcatttatgcACATTTTTGCGTATTGTTAAGTTCAAAAGACATGTAAAGAAGCAAATGAAAAACCTGAGAGAAAGGTTGAATATTGGTAAATTCGCGTTTAATTGGCAACCTGGACGGTGATCTCTTTGCGTGCACAGGGACGCTTTTGCGAACCTGGGGCCGTTCAGACCGTGGCTAGGGGGGACGTTTTTCGACGGATCCCTGAGGCCTCCATCGACCCCGATTTGGACGATGCTTTGCATCTGGTGAGGGTCCGCGGACGGAAAAATTACATGGGTAATTTTAATTCCGAGACGTTCAGGCTGGTCCTAAGAGCAAAGCCGCCAGGTATTCGCAATTGTATAGGCCGGAGTGGGGGAAGGGCCACGTGATAGCGCGGGACTCGGGCCGCTACGGCTTATCTATTCCGAGCATTCTTTCGATGACCGTCCTTTCGCTcggttcgttcgttcgctcCTCGATACAAATCGTTACTTCGCTATagattattgttaataaataaagataCGCTTTGAGTTGCCTTAAATATCACATTCGAAACTGATTTGCAATTATGTTTTTTTGTATACgaattgtaaattattcaatttgttttgccaataaatattaattaattaattccttgCCTTCGTTATTTGTTTTTGTTATATATATCCCTAacacacggtataattaaaatcataattacttgtatagcaatcCTTTAATAGGAATTcacacctctaccgtaaatattacatcccaaacttttatgacttgttacataagtaattacgatcgtaatcatatcgtgtttggtgtcattttaatcagaaaaacgagacaaatacgatggtaaaagttccattgacgaaaaaccataaataaagaattttagtttttaaatttaaaagacagaacacgcacgagtctttcatgtttgccgaacgctcgaaactctatccctccttgtcttttgtatcgctgtctctttctacattcggcacactacaaggaatgtaggacctctaccgtaaatgttacattcgagaccggcaaaagtaacatttacggagagaatactatAATGAAATTTGTGGCCGCACACGTGTCTATGAGTGTGCGACGGGGAATATGTTGTCCGTTGTTatctaaaatgaaaatttgagctGTAACGAGTAACTCATTATTATGGTGTTTACTATGAATGTGTTGTGCGTATTTGTTCCCATTAATGTCTCGGGTAACGCGAGTCAATTGCTTGTCGTCGCTACTTGCTCGTCCGGAGGCACCGATTTTGTAGCCGGTGCGCTATTCCCGGGTTGTACCTGTTTCGGCTGATGTAATAACTTGTTTTGTGGCTGATGGCAAATACGACATGATCCCTTTTTGCACAAATCGGGAATGCGCTCATGTCGTAAGCAATTTTGATAAAGGGATGTTTTTTTCACGGCATCTAACCTTAAATTCACTGATAACGCATGGAATTTTTCGCATCTCCAGATTCCATGTGCCCCCTGACACAGTGGACATTTTATCGGAACTATATTAGCTGAAGAAGCCGCGGATGTAACTGTAGTCGCGGAAACGTTGTTGCTTCTCGTGTTTTGATCTTGCGTACGAACGTTATTTGTAGTGACGAAGGCCTGAGCATGTGTCGTATTTTTGTTGTATGAAGGTTTCGTGAATGATACGCGATTTTGACTTGAACTGTGACTTGATGTTGATTGTATCGTTGCCGCGCAATTAGTTCTTTTGTCGAAAAAATCCAATAAATGATTATACGATGGCATCTGTTTATGTTTTAACGAAACCTCCCAGTGCCATGCGGTGTCAGCACTtatttttgaacgtattatggaTATCAAAATGCAATCCCAAAATCTTATGTctacttgtaaattttttaaagacCGTAGGTTTTGGCGGACAGTGTCTACTAGTTCTCCTAATGCTGTCGAGGTGTCTTTTGCCAATTTTGGAAGCGTTAAAATTCCGTCACAATATTTTAACAGAATTCGCCACTTGCAATCGAACTTCTCCTTCAAAAGTTCTATTGCATCTATGTAATTAGCATCTGTAGTGCTAAGACACTGGATGCACGCGGCGCGGCGGTCCTTCCCGTTAATGTCGATCTTAAATATTGTAGTTTCTGAACGGATGTTACATCTGTGTTTTGATCTATCATAGAAGAGAAGCTGTCAAAGTAAGAGGCCCATTCTTCTATTTTCCTGTCGAATGTTGGCAACCTCATTTCGGGCAATTTAATGGCCATAGGGGCCGAAACAGAAGGCGCGGTCGAATCCGTCGTATTGCGCCGCGACGGAACGGTTACATGTTCTCCTTCTATCAGGCGGTTAGCTCTTGAGATCGCTGCTACGTATTGATTATATATCTCGAACCTACGCGCGGCTTCCGATTCGTCAGCAGTCTCTAATTC
Proteins encoded in this window:
- the LOC143264084 gene encoding uncharacterized protein LOC143264084, which produces MAIKLPEMRLPTFDRKIEEWASYFDSFSSMIDQNTDDRRAACIQCLSTTDANYIDAIELLKEKFDCKWRILLKYCDGILTLPKLAKDTSTALGELVDTVRQNLRSLKNLQVDIRFWDCILISIIRSKISADTAWHWEVSLKHKQMPSYNHLLDFFDKRTNCAATIQSTSSHSSSQNRVSFTKPSYNKNTTHAQAFVTTNNVRTQDQNTRSNNVSATTVTSAASSANIVPIKCPLCQGAHGIWRCEKFHALSVNLRLDAVKKTSLYQNCLRHERIPDLCKKGSCRICHQPQNKLLHQPKQVQPGNSAPATKSVPPDEQVATTSN